A single Pirellulaceae bacterium DNA region contains:
- a CDS encoding class I SAM-dependent methyltransferase produces the protein MGVLASPPRTIVELGCGEGVFCRLLKNHFPEAKVTGLDFSESLIQIARARAEGVEYLVADFEKPTQVPNNSESDLVVSVFSFLEAESLSNAFASAKKLIATRGKFVLVITDPLVDLLKFKSGVSIGAKLGRSEDGNWRLTSSFVSEEHMPVGKYFRILRPIATYINEAAKHELVVCDFRAAATVRSIQSGGTELLIVSFCHSEHQALD, from the coding sequence TTGGGCGTTCTTGCATCCCCTCCGCGTACGATTGTGGAGCTGGGGTGCGGCGAAGGTGTATTCTGTCGATTGCTGAAAAATCATTTCCCCGAAGCTAAAGTTACTGGCCTAGATTTTTCAGAGAGCCTAATTCAGATTGCTAGAGCTCGCGCGGAAGGCGTCGAATATTTAGTTGCTGATTTCGAGAAGCCTACGCAAGTTCCGAACAACAGCGAATCGGATCTGGTCGTTTCTGTCTTCAGCTTTCTAGAGGCGGAATCTCTTTCGAACGCTTTCGCCTCTGCCAAGAAGCTTATTGCAACCCGCGGCAAATTCGTGCTCGTCATAACCGATCCACTCGTTGATCTTCTGAAGTTCAAGTCTGGCGTTTCCATCGGCGCGAAACTAGGCCGCAGCGAAGATGGTAACTGGAGACTGACTTCGTCGTTCGTGTCGGAAGAGCATATGCCCGTCGGCAAATACTTTCGAATCCTGAGACCGATAGCAACGTACATCAATGAAGCCGCAAAGCATGAATTAGTTGTGTGTGACTTTAGGGCAGCAGCCACAGTTCGGTCGATTCAATCCGGGGGAACTGAATTGTTGATCGTTAGCTTCTGTCATTCGGAACATCAAGCACTGGATTGA
- a CDS encoding ATP-binding cassette domain-containing protein, translating into MTEYAITIKNLQHLYNTPTRRFLLQVVDLVIPMGGLLTILGESGSGKTTLQSRLGLLLALKSDEYSTVEEFRINERASPRRVVSHDVAELLKKGKAGKKKMEALRRRLMGFYLQSGELIPTLTIKENVAMPLRLNGASAKEANKRAEGLLGYLLGVSEKNIPEKLPLEYSGGEYQRIALARAIAHRPQILFVDEPTSSLDTPNKRRVLDLMSTLARDEETTVIMINHDHALARSYSDYIVNISAIPEGWDDEIGLPFRESDGFGTPISFEAKIDGSWFPTNSHFQVDYTPSHEEYHVA; encoded by the coding sequence ATGACTGAGTACGCAATTACCATAAAAAATCTTCAACATTTGTATAACACCCCAACACGCCGCTTTCTTCTCCAGGTGGTTGACTTGGTGATCCCGATGGGAGGTCTCTTGACGATCCTGGGAGAATCAGGCTCTGGCAAGACCACGCTACAAAGCCGACTCGGCCTATTGTTGGCACTAAAGAGCGATGAGTACTCGACCGTTGAGGAGTTTCGTATCAACGAGCGAGCATCGCCTCGTCGAGTTGTCAGCCACGATGTTGCTGAGCTACTCAAGAAAGGGAAAGCTGGGAAGAAAAAGATGGAGGCTCTCCGCCGACGTTTGATGGGATTCTATCTGCAAAGTGGTGAGCTCATCCCGACGCTTACCATCAAAGAAAATGTTGCAATGCCGCTTAGGCTCAACGGAGCCTCCGCGAAGGAAGCGAACAAGCGGGCGGAAGGGCTACTGGGTTATCTTCTGGGGGTTTCTGAAAAGAACATCCCAGAGAAACTTCCATTGGAGTACTCCGGTGGCGAATACCAACGAATCGCCTTGGCGCGTGCCATCGCCCATCGGCCACAAATCTTATTCGTTGATGAGCCCACAAGCAGTCTGGATACACCAAACAAACGTCGTGTACTGGACCTGATGAGCACGCTCGCTCGCGACGAAGAGACAACCGTGATCATGATCAACCATGACCACGCATTGGCTCGGAGTTACTCCGATTACATCGTCAATATCAGCGCAATCCCAGAGGGCTGGGATGATGAAATTGGGTTGCCGTTCCGCGAAAGCGATGGCTTCGGTACGCCAATCAGTTTCGAAGCCAAGATCGACGGCTCCTGGTTCCCTACAAACTCGCATTTCCAAGTTGATTACACACCTTCTCATGAGGAATATCATGTTGCCTAA
- a CDS encoding ATP-binding cassette domain-containing protein, giving the protein MSGISAINLTVSFGEDAVFSDLNITIREGESTAILGTSGRGKSTLLRSLAGLPPSPKQGSVLIAGTAPKEMHKRKELWFLFQEPVVFPNRTVAQHLQLAFQLHDRKVSEARLNEVMRTVGLTNAIAKYPHQLSVGMRARLALAMSFCVAPRFLFADEPFSSLDSGYRNTLNIALRTLQLGAKSTVVWITHEIRDAILFADRVLVLAGKPARIECDISFPLIDESSYLAKSTLRALTPDAEKAYEQLMLAIEKDVLVA; this is encoded by the coding sequence GTGTCCGGTATTTCAGCTATCAACCTAACTGTTTCTTTCGGTGAGGACGCTGTGTTTAGCGATCTCAACATAACAATCAGGGAAGGCGAGAGTACTGCAATTCTTGGAACATCGGGCAGAGGTAAATCCACGCTGCTTCGTAGTCTTGCCGGATTGCCTCCATCGCCAAAACAAGGGTCTGTTCTCATCGCAGGAACTGCTCCAAAAGAAATGCACAAACGCAAAGAACTTTGGTTTCTTTTCCAAGAGCCGGTTGTTTTCCCAAATCGAACGGTGGCCCAGCACCTTCAGCTGGCTTTTCAATTGCATGATCGCAAGGTAAGCGAAGCTAGGTTAAATGAGGTGATGAGAACAGTTGGACTAACGAACGCTATAGCCAAGTATCCGCACCAACTTTCTGTTGGAATGCGAGCTCGGCTAGCGTTGGCGATGTCATTCTGTGTTGCGCCACGATTTTTATTTGCAGACGAACCGTTCTCCAGCTTGGATTCGGGCTACCGCAATACGTTAAACATTGCATTGAGGACGCTTCAGCTCGGCGCGAAATCAACGGTCGTATGGATTACTCACGAAATAAGAGATGCTATCTTGTTCGCTGATCGCGTTCTAGTACTCGCCGGAAAGCCAGCAAGAATCGAATGCGATATATCGTTTCCCTTAATTGACGAAAGCTCGTACTTGGCGAAGTCTACTCTGCGTGCATTGACTCCAGACGCTGAAAAGGCCTACGAGCAACTTATGCTAGCAATAGAAAAGGATGTCTTAGTAGCATGA
- a CDS encoding VWA domain-containing protein: MLSKIQSGLVALLFLIISSPSLVADDVLKSEFGAPLKVIVRNDSAVFAEPTESSRSQPLRQFEWFFVLPADESGAKTKKGHYRIATGKSLANEIGWVKADDVVEWEHRLVGGFTKRGRRGPAYFFENQAAVLSHLNEGGISEAISRESDGSEIFSLLPILKELKSTLDGEEIIVFEFAYLHTADPKNIFSSVHQKEAITLPQVQAEITLDIVFVIDTTSSMKPHIEAAKEVVRKIAAAVNANQHVRGRVRLGLVGYRDEGDEYVSKVLCSLESGSDLAVFEKVLANTVVAGGGDDPEQVYAGLRTAITDIAWNDVANRHIILIGDAPNHEGEKSLVAVDTVLAAAQPGASSDDVEALFRHITMHTLQVGSGSGPMSDLCRDQFSTIAAGRDFAGISATTDNTTSFIESLAETLTNRVRDTVSIVQGDVEEFAATKDPNKGAIGAILQYLGKEKLVGATFASGYSAEIDAEGNRTIEPFVLVGRNELKLFASALEFCVRTLEGAGDPGSKDVDKILQALRTLTVHISYDGEITADTPLKEILQLILGLPVKSRVFDMTPARLAAMSQKDFESWVAEIDASHAMVTGHIENARWFNLGKETRPQLRFAFVRLSDLP, from the coding sequence ATGTTGTCGAAAATTCAGAGCGGTTTGGTAGCGTTACTCTTTTTGATCATTTCTTCGCCCTCGTTGGTGGCGGATGACGTATTGAAATCAGAGTTCGGCGCACCCCTGAAGGTCATTGTGCGAAACGATTCCGCGGTGTTCGCGGAACCGACCGAATCTAGTCGTTCACAGCCACTACGTCAATTTGAATGGTTTTTTGTCTTGCCCGCCGACGAGTCGGGAGCAAAAACCAAGAAAGGTCATTACCGTATTGCGACCGGTAAATCTCTCGCAAACGAAATCGGCTGGGTGAAAGCCGACGATGTTGTCGAATGGGAGCATCGACTAGTTGGAGGCTTTACTAAGCGAGGAAGACGGGGTCCGGCATACTTCTTTGAAAATCAGGCGGCGGTGCTGTCGCATCTCAATGAAGGCGGCATTTCCGAAGCAATAAGCCGTGAGTCTGATGGCTCAGAAATATTCTCGTTGCTTCCGATACTAAAAGAGTTGAAGAGCACCTTGGATGGGGAAGAAATAATAGTTTTTGAATTTGCCTATCTGCACACTGCAGATCCCAAAAACATCTTCTCGTCCGTCCATCAAAAAGAAGCAATTACCCTACCACAGGTCCAAGCAGAAATCACTCTCGACATTGTTTTCGTTATTGACACAACGTCGTCGATGAAACCACACATAGAAGCAGCGAAAGAAGTGGTTCGGAAGATCGCAGCTGCTGTGAATGCTAACCAGCATGTACGTGGACGAGTTCGTTTGGGTTTGGTTGGCTACCGCGACGAAGGCGACGAGTATGTCTCGAAGGTACTCTGCAGCTTGGAAAGCGGGAGCGACTTAGCCGTTTTCGAGAAAGTTCTCGCAAATACTGTAGTCGCTGGCGGCGGTGATGACCCAGAGCAAGTTTATGCAGGATTGAGAACCGCCATCACCGACATTGCCTGGAACGATGTAGCCAATCGCCACATCATTTTGATCGGCGACGCTCCAAACCATGAAGGGGAAAAATCGCTTGTAGCCGTTGATACGGTACTCGCTGCCGCTCAACCAGGTGCGTCAAGCGACGACGTTGAAGCATTGTTCCGCCACATTACCATGCATACGTTGCAAGTTGGAAGCGGCTCAGGGCCAATGAGTGACCTTTGCCGTGATCAATTTTCGACCATAGCGGCGGGGCGTGATTTCGCAGGAATCTCGGCCACTACCGACAACACGACTAGCTTCATCGAAAGTTTAGCGGAGACACTTACGAATCGCGTTCGCGATACCGTGTCTATCGTTCAAGGTGATGTCGAAGAGTTTGCCGCAACGAAGGACCCCAACAAAGGTGCGATCGGCGCAATTCTTCAATACCTGGGCAAGGAGAAATTGGTTGGCGCGACGTTCGCCAGCGGTTATTCAGCCGAGATAGATGCCGAAGGCAATCGAACGATCGAGCCCTTTGTGCTCGTCGGACGGAATGAGCTGAAATTGTTTGCGTCAGCTTTGGAGTTTTGTGTTCGGACGCTTGAGGGTGCAGGTGACCCAGGCAGCAAGGACGTCGATAAAATTCTGCAAGCACTCAGAACTCTAACCGTACATATCAGCTACGACGGTGAAATCACTGCCGACACTCCGCTCAAAGAGATATTGCAATTGATCTTAGGGCTACCCGTCAAGTCCAGGGTTTTTGATATGACCCCGGCACGATTGGCCGCGATGTCCCAGAAGGATTTCGAGTCTTGGGTCGCTGAAATCGATGCTAGCCACGCGATGGTCACCGGCCATATCGAAAACGCCCGTTGGTTCAATTTGGGAAAAGAGACCCGACCTCAACTTCGCTTCGCGTTCGTTCGGCTTAGTGACCTGCCATAA
- a CDS encoding class I SAM-dependent methyltransferase, whose translation MLLSEIRRKFFYAMHEAGMYDATIEFVVPLYEQMHSMMQRLAKDHVPHLRDKVALDIGAGTGVDSIMLLESIPDLRIIGVDLCEPMVDLFNKKAADAGITPERFAVFVADALDDSTYARARVHASDRFGKAAFGLVFSAFTIHHFAADEKLFVIQRIYDLLTPGGIFILGDLFNCSGESSWMTDTILDFEVKWMHENFTRAIEAAKDSKHVMNLEALRDNWIQHYLTDNRLSSVSEHFEMLRHVGFSEVANPLRYYQVGVVWARK comes from the coding sequence ATGTTACTGAGTGAAATTCGCCGCAAGTTCTTCTATGCAATGCACGAAGCGGGGATGTATGATGCCACAATCGAGTTTGTGGTTCCGCTCTATGAACAAATGCATTCAATGATGCAAAGACTCGCTAAAGACCATGTGCCGCACTTACGCGATAAAGTAGCGCTTGACATCGGTGCGGGTACTGGAGTTGATTCCATTATGCTTCTGGAATCTATTCCCGACTTGCGCATTATCGGAGTCGATCTATGTGAGCCAATGGTAGATTTATTCAATAAAAAGGCTGCAGACGCTGGTATCACGCCGGAGCGGTTTGCTGTATTCGTCGCGGATGCTCTTGATGACAGCACGTACGCTCGGGCGCGAGTGCATGCCAGTGACAGATTTGGGAAAGCCGCTTTTGGGCTGGTGTTTTCCGCATTCACGATTCATCACTTCGCCGCAGACGAAAAACTTTTTGTGATTCAGCGGATTTATGATTTACTTACGCCGGGAGGGATCTTCATACTTGGTGATCTATTTAACTGCAGCGGCGAGTCATCCTGGATGACTGATACAATTTTGGATTTCGAAGTTAAATGGATGCATGAAAACTTCACACGTGCGATAGAAGCGGCCAAAGATAGCAAGCATGTTATGAATTTGGAAGCCTTGCGAGATAACTGGATTCAGCACTACCTTACAGACAACAGGCTTTCGTCCGTATCTGAACACTTTGAGATGCTGCGACACGTGGGCTTTTCAGAAGTGGCAAATCCGCTTCGCTACTATCAGGTTGGCGTAGTTTGGGCAAGAAAGTAA
- a CDS encoding formylglycine-generating enzyme family protein gives MGHVATLNNDHSKHVRSEPASKPLKTHIVGVLLAMLMLVGGCSRSTSSPEAAVEPASRDSGDSSRSYLPPPSASADPSVIHFVSIPGGSARLGSLSNEPGRDPALERLTTYTVAPFEMSVSEITRAQWFPIMEPHRSASTSGGNLPITNINWYQATQYCHLLTIKTGMVHRLPTEIEWEYACRAGSSELLAVWDGNCSLSDAITTFHRGDSGKLLRGIKASCNIDSGRIQPVGQFRPNRFGLVDMHGNCWEWLTLESPLSEPPSPLHAPIRGGSAISTNPLDARAANRAWQKRNDAAESIGLRVVRETIN, from the coding sequence ATGGGTCATGTAGCAACACTAAACAACGATCATTCGAAGCACGTGCGAAGCGAACCAGCCAGCAAGCCCCTCAAAACGCACATCGTCGGTGTGCTGCTCGCGATGTTGATGCTCGTCGGGGGATGCAGTCGATCGACGAGCTCGCCCGAGGCAGCGGTGGAGCCAGCAAGTCGCGATAGCGGTGATAGCTCACGATCATACCTACCGCCGCCCAGTGCGTCGGCCGATCCGTCAGTTATCCATTTTGTATCCATTCCGGGAGGTAGTGCCAGACTTGGTTCGCTGTCCAATGAACCTGGTCGCGACCCGGCTTTGGAACGCTTGACCACGTACACAGTCGCCCCATTCGAAATGTCCGTCAGCGAGATCACCCGTGCTCAGTGGTTCCCGATCATGGAGCCGCATCGATCGGCCAGCACCAGCGGCGGAAACTTGCCCATCACCAACATCAACTGGTACCAAGCGACTCAATATTGTCACCTGTTGACCATCAAAACGGGAATGGTCCACCGCTTGCCGACCGAAATCGAGTGGGAGTACGCCTGCCGAGCCGGCTCGAGCGAGTTGCTGGCCGTTTGGGATGGCAACTGCTCGTTATCAGACGCCATCACTACCTTTCACCGAGGAGATTCGGGCAAACTTCTGAGAGGCATCAAAGCGAGTTGCAACATTGACTCGGGACGGATTCAGCCGGTGGGGCAGTTCCGTCCGAATCGTTTTGGTCTGGTCGATATGCATGGCAACTGTTGGGAGTGGCTCACCCTGGAAAGCCCGCTCAGCGAGCCACCGAGTCCGCTCCACGCGCCCATCCGCGGCGGCTCGGCAATCTCCACCAACCCACTGGACGCCCGAGCCGCCAATCGAGCATGGCAAAAAAGGAACGACGCCGCAGAGTCGATCGGGCTACGAGTGGTGCGTGAGACGATAAACTAG
- a CDS encoding ABC transporter permease subunit, translating to MTSQIKERAMHSAIIAIAVCFWEVFSRYGKAALFVSSPIRVLKYLSTNSSAFWTSLTTTAVESIGGLTIAALGSIALATLFYISPRTHRFTYPWISATQVIPFVAIAPAVVLAFGPTSIWGKIFLSALVAFFPILSNVLSGLRTIRRESLELMEVLAIGKLHTFRIIVIPHVTHYFLTGLFIASPLCVIGSIIAEFNGARYGLGKDIFIAAKRLEPELMMSGILGSAILSTSIAGTVRLLESFLGSWYSKGN from the coding sequence ATGACTTCGCAAATTAAGGAACGCGCTATGCACTCTGCAATTATTGCCATCGCAGTCTGCTTCTGGGAAGTATTTTCGCGATACGGTAAAGCGGCGCTTTTTGTGTCATCGCCAATTAGGGTGCTTAAATACCTTTCGACTAATTCATCTGCATTCTGGACCAGTTTGACGACTACGGCCGTCGAGTCTATCGGCGGGTTAACTATCGCTGCGCTCGGCTCAATCGCATTGGCAACGTTATTTTATATCAGCCCTAGAACTCATCGTTTCACCTATCCTTGGATCTCGGCCACCCAGGTTATCCCCTTCGTCGCTATTGCACCTGCTGTCGTTTTGGCCTTTGGCCCAACCAGCATCTGGGGCAAGATCTTCTTAAGTGCGCTTGTTGCGTTCTTTCCTATCCTAAGCAACGTACTCTCTGGCCTTCGCACGATTCGAAGGGAATCTCTTGAACTAATGGAGGTCCTTGCGATTGGAAAGCTCCACACATTTCGGATAATTGTTATACCGCACGTCACTCATTACTTTCTAACGGGGCTCTTCATTGCTTCACCGCTATGCGTCATAGGATCAATTATAGCAGAATTTAATGGTGCCCGTTATGGTTTAGGGAAGGATATCTTCATTGCAGCAAAGCGATTAGAACCAGAGTTGATGATGTCCGGCATTCTTGGTTCAGCGATATTGTCTACGTCAATCGCTGGCACTGTTCGATTGCTGGAATCTTTTTTAGGTAGTTGGTACTCAAAGGGCAACTGA
- a CDS encoding SUMF1/EgtB/PvdO family nonheme iron enzyme encodes MASGPSETPVIEANNPRARDESNNNKSQLPASEPPATERGQPGPTAATTTTSRNLDHLFDRLARLDLEFSHLKVELSELKNVQELKAIQSLRNEALTKGISTGQLFLRASADPKSENAIPLVYVSAGRFLIGQTEQQRVASARASASAHFDFSTPAHLINVETGYFIGVYEVTVGQLAEFTTQRTSEEVTSTPLPHPSEKDRNLPATSIDWSTAMNFCDWLSRLNGGVTVRLPTEVEWEYAARGNLFVQQFESMQEPNVVLGGPWPVNDNSLDRSWSGCVAMNSNVQEWTIDSWDEKAYQRRTMTPSSSRSNEVFVYKGFNEKELATRNEARAVRGSSFKDVAANRELALRRFKPANAKEDTLGFRIVVPVVSELNAGD; translated from the coding sequence TTGGCATCGGGTCCATCTGAAACTCCGGTAATCGAAGCAAACAACCCGCGAGCACGGGATGAGTCGAATAACAACAAGTCGCAATTGCCTGCCAGCGAGCCTCCGGCTACGGAACGTGGCCAACCTGGCCCAACTGCGGCAACGACGACTACTTCGCGGAACCTAGACCATCTTTTTGATCGGCTAGCTCGACTGGACTTGGAATTCAGCCACCTGAAAGTTGAGCTCTCTGAATTGAAGAACGTCCAGGAACTGAAAGCAATACAGAGCCTCAGGAACGAAGCTTTAACGAAAGGCATTTCAACTGGACAACTTTTCCTCAGAGCCAGTGCAGACCCCAAAAGTGAGAACGCTATCCCATTGGTCTATGTAAGTGCTGGAAGGTTTCTGATTGGGCAAACTGAACAACAACGCGTCGCGAGCGCGCGGGCGTCCGCTTCAGCCCACTTTGATTTTTCGACTCCTGCTCACTTGATTAATGTCGAGACCGGATATTTCATAGGAGTTTACGAAGTCACGGTCGGACAATTGGCTGAGTTCACTACCCAGCGAACGTCTGAGGAGGTGACTTCGACGCCTTTACCGCATCCGAGCGAAAAGGACCGCAATTTGCCTGCCACCTCGATTGACTGGTCGACAGCGATGAACTTTTGCGACTGGTTGAGTCGCCTCAACGGTGGTGTGACAGTCCGGCTACCGACCGAAGTCGAGTGGGAATACGCAGCGCGAGGCAACCTCTTCGTGCAGCAGTTCGAGTCGATGCAGGAACCCAATGTCGTGTTGGGCGGCCCATGGCCAGTCAATGACAATTCACTGGATCGTTCTTGGAGTGGTTGTGTTGCCATGAACTCGAATGTGCAAGAGTGGACGATCGACTCATGGGACGAGAAAGCCTACCAACGACGCACGATGACTCCCAGTTCCTCACGCTCGAACGAAGTCTTTGTCTACAAAGGTTTCAATGAAAAAGAGCTGGCTACAAGAAACGAGGCGCGAGCTGTACGCGGTTCCAGTTTTAAAGATGTGGCTGCCAATCGGGAACTCGCTTTGCGACGCTTCAAACCCGCCAACGCAAAAGAAGATACTCTCGGATTTCGCATAGTTGTGCCAGTGGTCAGCGAACTAAACGCAGGAGATTGA
- a CDS encoding ABC transporter substrate-binding protein — protein sequence MKTRTRLLSVLAFLLLLLGIGWWVVTRNSSNEKATIKLQQEWFPYAGYAGECEAVRLAALENVVIELIPGSESVDPIKLVLSGAADFGVAGADLVISANEKGADLVCIGTINNVSPTCFLVKSESGIKSPTDFIGKKVGILPGTNTERVYNLLMARSSVDRSRIEEIPVPFDLQTFLLGQYDVRPAFIYDEPVSLDLKSITYDIIKPSDFGVKFVGTVYFTRKDFLSEHPEEVQILIDYLRKGWESAIANPTQAIDTLAIQFEGIDKDRELKSLERGMPYFSGEGGVLKSSPDNWQQTISGLEELGEIAKGKVSLGQILDESFLNKSMEK from the coding sequence GTGAAAACACGAACAAGGCTACTGTCGGTTTTGGCATTCTTGCTACTCCTGCTAGGGATTGGGTGGTGGGTTGTTACGCGCAATTCAAGTAACGAGAAAGCGACCATAAAGTTGCAACAGGAGTGGTTTCCATACGCTGGTTACGCAGGTGAGTGTGAAGCTGTCCGCCTTGCTGCGCTTGAAAATGTCGTGATCGAACTAATCCCTGGATCTGAGTCGGTAGACCCGATAAAATTAGTGTTATCTGGTGCAGCTGATTTTGGTGTTGCAGGCGCTGATCTTGTGATTAGCGCAAATGAAAAAGGGGCCGACCTCGTTTGCATTGGGACGATAAATAATGTTTCGCCGACTTGTTTCTTGGTAAAGTCCGAATCCGGAATCAAATCTCCCACAGACTTCATAGGCAAGAAGGTCGGAATTCTTCCCGGTACAAACACTGAACGGGTTTACAATCTTCTAATGGCGAGATCTTCAGTAGATCGAAGCAGAATTGAGGAGATTCCAGTTCCGTTTGACCTGCAGACATTTCTTCTTGGTCAGTACGATGTTCGTCCCGCATTTATTTATGACGAACCAGTAAGTTTGGACCTGAAGTCCATAACTTACGACATCATCAAGCCATCCGACTTTGGAGTGAAGTTTGTAGGAACGGTATACTTCACCCGAAAGGATTTTCTCTCCGAGCATCCTGAAGAGGTTCAAATATTAATTGACTATCTCAGAAAGGGCTGGGAGTCTGCGATCGCGAATCCCACGCAAGCCATTGACACTCTGGCAATCCAATTTGAAGGAATCGACAAAGATCGGGAACTAAAGTCGTTAGAGCGAGGAATGCCATACTTCTCGGGTGAAGGGGGCGTACTGAAATCATCGCCAGACAACTGGCAGCAAACTATTAGCGGGTTAGAAGAACTTGGTGAAATCGCCAAAGGCAAGGTTTCTCTGGGCCAGATTCTGGATGAGTCTTTTCTCAATAAGTCGATGGAGAAATAG